In Nostoc sphaeroides, the genomic window AGTGATACCAGCTACTTCTGCCACGGTTATTTTAACAGTGTTAGAGGTAGCATTTATAGTTGTCCCAGGTGCGTTAGGATCTTCGTAGGTCGCTGTTGCCGTGTTGCTGATTTCTTTACCCGCAGCCGTACCTTCAGCTAGTACAGGTGCAAGAAATTGGAAAAGGCTACTAGTTAATAATGCAGTTGCTACTAGAGATTGGTAGGTCTGGCGCTGCTTGTTGACAGATTTGTTTCGGTTTACCATAAAAATAGTTTGTTTATTTGCTGAACTTGTATCTTGGGTTTTGAGACAGGATAAAGTTCGGCAATTCTTTAAAGAATTACCGATTAGACGAGCCAAAACGTTGATGTTTCGGAGATGTCTATTTGAGGAGTTAACTTATTGACACTCCTGAAAAACTAGATTGAGGCAATAGGCAGAAAAGTCATTGCTTACTTGTTTGACGCTTAACGTTGATTATCAAAGCTAGCGATCGCAAATACGGGTAACTTACTACTGTGTTCTGCTGAATCTTCGATATAAATATTAATGTAGCTTTTGTAGCCAATAAAGACTTCCGTGGAAATAAGTAACTTCTTTAGCGATGAATTAGTGCATCAAAGCTGAAAGATCAGCTTCATTTTGGCAACACACATAGCAATTTTAGGGATTTCATCAGAGGTTAAAAAGGATAAAACTTATATATAGCAATACTTTTGAACGTCTGCTGTCATCTGTGTTTACTACTTGGTAAAGTGATTGAAATCAAAAATAGAAGGTTAATTTAAGTGATATAGATCACTCAAAATTGGGTAGTAATTTCAATAAATGCAAATTCATCATAGATTAAATGCAATTTAATCATATCAATAATCAGTGTTAAGACTGAGTATATTGAGCTATTTTCTAATTTTTTAACAAGTATATTCTACGTGCAAATACTAGCTTTAACGTTTACGTATATAAAAATTTTACAGAAATAATTTTTACAAATACTAGCAATACCCGACATTTTTAGTCGGGTATGTTTGACTGGTATTTTTGCTCGTGTTAGTATCAAACGACAGCAGACAGACAAACCCAGAAAGACAAACAGGGAAAGCTAGTTTATGACTCAGGCAATCAAAACCCAAACCCAAACCCAAACCAGCACTGCCTACTTTCAAGCCTTGAAGTGTAAGGAATGTGGTGCGGAATATGAACTCAAAGCCAGTAATGTTTGTGAGTTATGTTTTGGCCCTTTAGAAGTCAAGTATGACTACAACGCCCTCCGTCTGACTGTCACTCGTGAAACAATTCAAGCTGGGCCCAATTCAATTTGGCGCTATCGTCCCTTTTTGCCTGTTGCAACTGACAATGTAATAGATGTGGGAACGGGTATGACTCCCTTGGTTCGTTCTCACCGCCTTGCCCGTCGCCTGGGTCTAAATAAGCTTTATATAAAAAATGATGCCGTTAATATGCCCACCCTTAGTTTTAAGGATCGGGTAGTTTCAGTTGCTCTATCAAGGGCGCGAGAGTTGGGTTTCACTACCGTTTCTTGCGCTAGCACTGGTAACTTGGCAAATTCTACAGCTGCGATCGCAGCTCATGCCGGTTTAGACTGCTGTGTATTCATCCCCGCAGATTTAGAAGCCGGTAAAATTATCGGTAGCCTGATCTATAGTCCCACTCTGATGGCCGTCAAGGGCAACTACGATCAAGTCAATCGTCTCTGTTCAGAAGTTGCTAATACACATGGCTGGGGTTTTGTCAACATTAATCTGCGTCCTTATTACTCTGAAGGTTCCAAGACGCTAGGTTTTGAAGTTGCGGAACAACTAGGTTGGGAACTACCGGATCATGTTGTTGCTCCCTTGGCTTCTGGTTCACTCTTTACAAAAATATATAAAGGGTTCCAAGAATTTATCGAAGTTGGTTTGGTAGAAAACAAGAGCGTCCGTTTCAGTGGCGCTCAAGCTGAAGGTTGTTCACCTATCGCCCAAGCCTTCAAAGAAGGACGCGACTTTATTAAGCCAGTAAAACCGAATACAATTGCTAAATCATTAGCGATCGGTAATCCAGCAGATGGCATTTATGCTGTGGAGTTAGCTAAGAAAACTGGTGGTAACATTGAATCAGTCAATGATGCAGAAATTATTGATGGCATCAAGCTGCTGGCAGAAACCGAAGGCATCTTCACAGAAACAGCCGGCGGTACAACCGTGGCCGTGCTGAAAAAACTGGTAGAAGCTGGCAAAATTGATCCAGATGAAACGACTGTGATTTACATCACCGGCAATGGTCTGAAAACTCAAGAAGCAATCCAAGGCTACGTTGGCGAACCCTTGACTATTGATGCTAAACTAGATAGCTTTGAACGTGCCCTAGAGCGATCGCGTACTCTGGATCGCTTGGAATGGCAACAAGTCCTCGTTTAA contains:
- the thrC gene encoding threonine synthase; translation: MTQAIKTQTQTQTSTAYFQALKCKECGAEYELKASNVCELCFGPLEVKYDYNALRLTVTRETIQAGPNSIWRYRPFLPVATDNVIDVGTGMTPLVRSHRLARRLGLNKLYIKNDAVNMPTLSFKDRVVSVALSRARELGFTTVSCASTGNLANSTAAIAAHAGLDCCVFIPADLEAGKIIGSLIYSPTLMAVKGNYDQVNRLCSEVANTHGWGFVNINLRPYYSEGSKTLGFEVAEQLGWELPDHVVAPLASGSLFTKIYKGFQEFIEVGLVENKSVRFSGAQAEGCSPIAQAFKEGRDFIKPVKPNTIAKSLAIGNPADGIYAVELAKKTGGNIESVNDAEIIDGIKLLAETEGIFTETAGGTTVAVLKKLVEAGKIDPDETTVIYITGNGLKTQEAIQGYVGEPLTIDAKLDSFERALERSRTLDRLEWQQVLV